One segment of bacterium DNA contains the following:
- a CDS encoding helix-turn-helix domain-containing protein has protein sequence MEKLLTTKEAAEYLRFNPRYLTRLVREGKIPARKIGHEWRFRMDLLEKWAWSDRPSNN, from the coding sequence ATGGAAAAATTATTAACGACAAAAGAAGCAGCAGAATATTTGCGGTTTAATCCACGATATTTAACTCGATTGGTTCGTGAAGGTAAAATTCCGGCTCGTAAAATTGGACATGAATGGCGGTTCCGGATGGATTTATTAGAAAAATGGGCGTGGAGCGACCGACCATCTAACAATTGA
- a CDS encoding ABC transporter ATP-binding protein, translating into MKPAVIVKNVWKQFILYHQLHGTLRETILRLSSVRNLSHEKFWALKDISFEVQPGETLGIIGENGSGKTTLLRIILGITPPTRGSVEINGQLSALLELAAGFHPDLTGKENIYLNGAILGLSRSEISRKIDAIIEFAELEKFIDVPIKHYSAGMYLRLGFSIAVNINPDILLIDEVLAVGDQSFAQKCYEKINEFKRNNKTIILVSHDYGAVERLCNRVIYLEKGIIKEIGNAKYIVQKHLREIVERELKYKIQQQSIQKISTVSTPLRWGTNEIQYTRIRLLDEHRNEKYVFQPGEYLEIELEYMAHQPIIEPYFGIGIETEDKIYITGTNTKLQEIRVGTVLGKGRIRIIFPQFNVTGGKFLLTAGIFRDPTNEYTAYDYYCSCASFYVDRTYVKEEGIVLSPHKWIHEKID; encoded by the coding sequence ATGAAACCTGCAGTTATTGTTAAAAATGTTTGGAAACAATTTATTTTATATCACCAATTACATGGTACACTTCGCGAAACGATATTGCGATTAAGCTCGGTTCGAAACTTAAGCCATGAAAAATTCTGGGCTTTGAAAGATATAAGTTTCGAGGTTCAACCTGGCGAGACGCTCGGGATCATTGGAGAAAATGGCTCCGGTAAAACCACCTTACTGCGGATTATTCTTGGCATTACTCCCCCTACCCGAGGAAGTGTTGAAATTAACGGACAACTTTCTGCTTTGCTAGAGTTAGCTGCCGGATTTCATCCAGACCTAACTGGGAAAGAAAATATCTATTTAAACGGTGCTATTCTCGGATTATCGAGATCAGAAATTTCACGGAAAATAGACGCTATAATCGAGTTTGCGGAATTAGAAAAATTTATTGATGTCCCTATCAAACATTATTCGGCGGGCATGTATCTACGACTCGGGTTCTCAATTGCTGTCAATATCAATCCGGATATTCTGTTAATTGACGAAGTCCTAGCTGTAGGTGATCAATCGTTTGCTCAAAAGTGTTATGAGAAAATCAACGAATTTAAACGAAACAATAAAACCATCATATTAGTTTCGCATGATTATGGTGCAGTTGAGCGACTCTGTAATCGAGTCATCTACCTCGAGAAGGGAATAATTAAAGAAATTGGTAATGCTAAGTATATTGTGCAAAAACATTTACGTGAGATTGTCGAACGTGAATTGAAATATAAAATACAACAACAGAGCATCCAAAAAATTAGTACGGTCAGTACCCCGCTCCGCTGGGGTACAAATGAAATTCAATATACTCGCATTCGCCTATTGGATGAACACCGAAACGAAAAATATGTTTTCCAACCGGGCGAATATTTAGAAATTGAATTAGAGTATATGGCGCACCAGCCGATTATTGAACCATACTTTGGCATTGGAATTGAAACAGAAGATAAGATTTATATTACCGGTACAAACACTAAACTTCAAGAAATACGCGTCGGTACTGTTTTGGGAAAAGGCAGGATTCGAATCATTTTCCCTCAGTTTAATGTTACCGGCGGAAAATTCTTATTAACTGCGGGAATATTTCGAGACCCAACTAATGAATATACCGCTTATGATTATTATTGTAGTTGCGCATCATTTTATGTGGATAGAACATATGTCAAAGAGGAAGGAATTGTATTATCTCCCCACAAATGGATACATGAAAAAATAGATTAA
- a CDS encoding radical SAM protein, protein MLSQIILVTIAIRLFCLRIFRYLLPPGKYISFTEQVVEHLQILSKKLNATFLTRWVIRELQLCYRFHITRANQWSEKKRYNQKLNEIESQQQVLQVYSYPTRMSIEITRNCNLRCQICPQSFLEVDGQEISSDTIDAVKSLIPYQDYIAVFGFGESLTAPHFFDYLARLPFTNEQTVALITNGILMTKEISRQIITSPINVLLISLDTVNPQTYHFIRGVNFLPRLIEHIEQLNELKSQLHTNKPQLRLGFVAMKRNIAELPDFIRFAHRVGAEDVDVGYLNVFREELREESLYYEPELTLRYLLEAKQIAQELNVRLNIPELERFEVTKQGFILREKTKKPCVEPWQFVYINSNGTVTPCCINTSILGDISKTPFSLIWNNELYRRFRKQVNTATAPYRCRYCFDCRYKDIQNINQHMIVLHSA, encoded by the coding sequence ATGCTCTCGCAGATTATTTTAGTCACGATTGCAATCCGTTTATTTTGCCTACGGATATTTCGGTATCTTTTGCCGCCAGGAAAATATATTTCTTTTACTGAACAGGTAGTTGAACATTTACAGATATTGTCTAAAAAACTTAACGCCACTTTCCTTACTCGGTGGGTAATTAGAGAGCTACAACTCTGTTATCGGTTTCACATTACTCGAGCGAATCAATGGTCTGAAAAAAAACGATATAACCAAAAGTTAAATGAAATCGAAAGCCAACAGCAAGTACTGCAAGTATATTCTTATCCGACACGGATGTCTATTGAAATAACGCGAAATTGTAATTTGCGATGTCAGATATGTCCCCAGAGCTTTCTTGAAGTTGATGGACAAGAAATCTCATCCGATACCATTGATGCTGTAAAATCGCTTATTCCATATCAAGACTACATCGCAGTATTTGGATTCGGTGAATCGTTAACTGCACCACATTTTTTTGATTATCTTGCACGATTACCTTTTACGAACGAACAAACGGTTGCGCTGATTACAAACGGTATTTTGATGACTAAAGAAATATCTCGGCAAATTATCACTAGCCCGATTAATGTTCTGTTGATTTCTCTGGATACGGTAAATCCACAAACGTATCACTTTATTCGCGGAGTGAATTTTTTGCCTCGTCTCATTGAACATATCGAACAATTGAACGAATTAAAATCACAACTGCACACCAATAAACCACAGTTACGGTTAGGGTTTGTAGCTATGAAACGAAATATTGCTGAATTACCTGATTTTATCCGATTCGCCCATCGTGTTGGTGCAGAAGATGTTGATGTCGGGTACCTGAATGTTTTCCGAGAAGAATTGCGTGAAGAATCATTGTATTATGAACCGGAGCTAACGCTTCGATACTTGCTAGAAGCAAAGCAAATCGCGCAAGAACTTAATGTTCGGTTGAATATTCCCGAGTTAGAACGATTTGAGGTAACCAAACAAGGATTTATACTCCGTGAGAAAACTAAGAAACCTTGTGTCGAACCATGGCAGTTTGTTTATATCAATAGTAATGGAACAGTTACTCCCTGCTGTATAAATACGTCTATCCTTGGCGATATTTCTAAAACTCCGTTTTCATTAATCTGGAATAATGAGCTATATCGGCGATTTCGAAAACAAGTCAATACAGCCACCGCACCATATCGTTGCCGATATTGTTTCGATTGTCGCTATAAAGATATTCAAAATATTAATCAGCATATGATTGTGTTACATTCTGCTTAA
- a CDS encoding B12-binding domain-containing radical SAM protein, with protein sequence MNITLIAPPWYFLDEVIWLSQNLGLGYIASTLENQGHQVTIIDALTEGIEIVTPVQTKYLKVNRIGLPYNTIAEKISPKTDLIGITAPFTDHATIVKELSKVIKQNFPNIPIVLGGVYPSTLPEQALTDSIDFVVRGEGENPISQLAAGTPVKSIRGLVFKENDTIINTGQAEPIINLDDIPYPARHLLPIERYITCSPRKRRNRRTISMITSRGCPYHCTFCSIHKVNGYRWRYRSPENVLNEIKEVVKQYQIQHIEFEDDNITMDPKRAERLFEQLAVYNGTLNGALTWSTPNGVRIDTLNRDLLKLMRDSGCESLYFGIESGDPKILMAMKKQLDLTKVEQVTEWCGELGIPAYGFLILGYPGEDHTSFKRTIKYCKRLLKKGLRGFWCFFVSAYPETELYTIAKQKGYLMYDDTENVLRLFDYSTGRRDVIDLITPDFTPEELKWRLTYAYSQLAPQGFRPKLTITTRIKNAIRMAF encoded by the coding sequence ATGAACATCACTTTAATTGCACCACCTTGGTATTTTCTCGATGAGGTTATTTGGTTATCTCAAAATCTGGGACTTGGTTATATTGCAAGTACCTTAGAAAATCAAGGACACCAAGTAACAATCATTGATGCTCTTACTGAGGGAATTGAAATTGTTACCCCTGTCCAGACTAAATATCTTAAGGTTAACAGAATTGGACTCCCTTACAATACTATTGCAGAAAAAATATCACCCAAGACCGATTTAATTGGAATAACCGCTCCGTTTACCGACCATGCTACCATTGTTAAAGAACTCAGTAAGGTGATTAAACAAAATTTCCCGAACATTCCGATTGTGCTGGGAGGAGTATATCCTTCTACCCTTCCAGAACAAGCGCTAACAGATTCGATAGATTTTGTTGTTCGAGGTGAAGGAGAAAACCCTATATCACAATTAGCTGCTGGGACGCCAGTCAAATCAATTCGGGGATTAGTATTCAAAGAAAATGATACCATAATTAATACCGGACAAGCGGAACCTATCATCAATCTTGATGATATTCCATATCCAGCTCGGCATCTCCTACCCATCGAACGCTATATTACCTGTTCACCTCGCAAACGACGTAATCGAAGAACAATAAGTATGATTACCTCTCGCGGGTGTCCCTATCACTGCACCTTCTGTTCAATTCATAAGGTTAATGGATATCGTTGGCGATATCGTTCTCCAGAAAATGTATTGAACGAAATCAAAGAGGTGGTTAAACAGTACCAGATTCAGCATATTGAATTTGAAGATGATAATATTACCATGGATCCCAAACGGGCAGAGAGATTATTTGAACAACTTGCGGTATATAATGGAACGCTAAACGGTGCACTTACTTGGTCTACACCAAATGGAGTTCGTATCGATACATTAAATCGAGATTTATTAAAACTTATGCGTGATTCAGGTTGTGAATCCCTGTATTTTGGTATTGAAAGTGGCGATCCCAAAATATTAATGGCAATGAAAAAACAACTCGATTTAACAAAAGTAGAACAAGTAACTGAATGGTGTGGAGAACTTGGAATACCAGCATATGGATTTTTAATTCTTGGATATCCTGGAGAAGACCATACTAGTTTTAAACGAACGATTAAATATTGTAAGCGATTATTGAAAAAAGGATTACGCGGATTTTGGTGTTTTTTTGTTAGCGCATATCCCGAAACCGAACTATATACGATTGCTAAACAAAAAGGGTATCTTATGTATGACGATACTGAAAACGTCCTGCGTTTATTTGATTATTCTACAGGACGACGAGATGTAATTGACCTTATCACCCCAGATTTTACTCCCGAAGAACTAAAGTGGCGACTAACCTATGCATATTCACAATTAGCTCCGCAAGGGTTCCGACCCAAACTGACCATAACTACACGTATAAAAAATGCTATAAGAATGGCTTTTTAA
- a CDS encoding alkaline phosphatase family protein: MKNYLVHIWLPTGIIFGWYVSFWLIWLNHLWFHPVDAGLLTVYLILIYTAIAVLLGFVIQFILYDAQHLFRIKLSAEKNYFYHQIIYVTGLFYLPSRTFFEHLLGNPNGFNKLFYNLFLLSIIASLSWVSIRRYNGLARKFKRIIIYTLYIILAGVTVTVSVSALFQAKAHHQSFASPVSFTASGMNKRQKIMLIGIDAMDWKVLHSLVQQHKLPQVAKLMQSGVSGPLTTLKPSISPLIWTSIATGKLPQKHGIFSFLSLTIPGIRTPIYYHEDTSQHLVQDDYLDSLGYRWLRNFFSRLKIVQTRIVSARDIRAATIWEILNENKYRVGIVGWWPSWPVDTNLNGFMLVEKMTNTFRPQSIHPAFLEDTIRRFERKPEQLTIQDFQRFIMLDTATFEQLRNVAPYAPSLLAPLKRYFIEDDFYFNAGKYLYQKYQPDFFAIYLRGLDGIQHMYWHTYEPEKFPHISPDVLKSDRAKFSKIIEHYYQYMDELLAELLKPTDSHTIVIIVSDHGMEASGTLPFAGTHLHAPPGIIIVSGPQFKKNERIYSATVLDITPTILAAAGLPIADDMDGKVLKEAFISEYLAQFNLSKTIPSYDGLKIKQVSSAQTQYDDEIKERLRSLGYIQ, translated from the coding sequence ATGAAAAATTATCTAGTGCACATTTGGTTGCCCACCGGCATTATTTTTGGTTGGTATGTGAGTTTTTGGTTAATTTGGTTGAATCATTTGTGGTTTCATCCAGTTGATGCAGGATTATTAACAGTATATTTAATTTTGATTTATACAGCGATAGCAGTGTTATTGGGATTCGTTATCCAGTTTATTTTATATGATGCACAGCATTTATTTCGGATAAAATTATCCGCAGAAAAAAATTATTTTTATCACCAGATAATTTACGTAACCGGATTGTTTTACCTACCAAGTCGAACCTTTTTTGAACATCTTTTAGGGAATCCCAATGGATTCAATAAGCTATTCTATAATCTTTTTCTGTTAAGCATAATTGCGAGCTTAAGTTGGGTTAGTATTCGTCGATATAATGGATTAGCTAGAAAATTCAAACGAATCATTATCTATACACTGTATATTATCTTGGCTGGTGTAACAGTAACCGTAAGTGTTTCTGCATTATTCCAAGCCAAAGCTCACCACCAATCATTTGCTAGCCCTGTATCTTTTACCGCAAGTGGAATGAACAAAAGACAGAAAATTATGCTTATTGGAATTGATGCTATGGATTGGAAAGTATTACATTCGCTGGTTCAGCAACATAAATTACCCCAAGTTGCCAAATTGATGCAGTCCGGTGTTTCTGGACCACTAACCACGCTCAAACCGTCAATATCGCCTTTAATCTGGACTTCAATTGCTACGGGAAAATTACCACAGAAACACGGAATATTTTCTTTTTTGAGTTTAACCATACCTGGCATCCGAACCCCGATTTATTATCATGAAGATACGAGTCAACATCTAGTTCAAGATGATTATTTAGATAGTCTTGGATATAGATGGCTACGGAACTTTTTTTCGCGATTAAAAATAGTTCAAACCAGAATAGTTTCTGCTCGCGACATTCGTGCCGCAACAATCTGGGAGATTTTAAATGAGAATAAGTATCGAGTAGGGATTGTTGGTTGGTGGCCATCATGGCCCGTCGATACCAACTTAAATGGATTTATGTTGGTTGAAAAAATGACGAATACATTTCGTCCGCAATCAATCCATCCAGCATTTTTAGAAGATACAATTCGTCGGTTTGAAAGAAAGCCGGAACAGTTAACCATTCAGGATTTTCAGCGATTCATTATGTTGGATACAGCAACCTTTGAACAATTACGGAATGTTGCACCCTATGCTCCAAGTTTATTAGCGCCACTTAAACGATATTTTATCGAAGACGATTTCTATTTCAATGCCGGCAAATACTTATATCAGAAATATCAACCTGATTTTTTTGCTATATATCTTCGCGGACTCGACGGAATCCAGCATATGTATTGGCATACCTATGAACCGGAAAAATTTCCTCATATTTCACCAGATGTTTTAAAATCTGATAGAGCTAAATTTAGCAAAATCATTGAGCATTATTATCAATATATGGATGAGTTACTCGCTGAATTGCTCAAACCAACCGATTCGCATACGATCGTTATTATCGTCTCTGACCATGGAATGGAAGCAAGTGGAACGTTGCCTTTTGCTGGAACACACCTCCACGCTCCGCCGGGTATTATCATTGTATCCGGCCCGCAATTTAAAAAGAATGAACGAATTTATTCTGCTACCGTTTTAGATATTACTCCTACCATATTGGCGGCTGCCGGATTACCCATAGCAGATGATATGGATGGGAAAGTATTAAAGGAAGCTTTTATTTCGGAATATCTAGCTCAATTCAACTTATCGAAGACAATACCGTCGTATGATGGGCTCAAGATAAAACAGGTTAGTTCTGCCCAAACTCAATATGACGATGAAATTAAAGAACGGCTCCGGTCTCTCGGGTATATACAATAA
- a CDS encoding radical SAM protein, translated as MNHWLYTKLQHLERKQLRSRLWSYPSTLLVEPTNRCNIDCVMCFRHFSHNYSIGDMLPITWEKLVPILPYVQEVNLQARGEPLLHKQLLSWVKQAKSAGTKVSFFTHGMLLTDEINQQLVSIPLDLLTISLDAATKTRFENIRLRADFDTIISNMKNLVAYKRKRKSSVPELNFHFVAMRQNIEELPDLIKLAKEFDVTKVIVEHLWVFDISIIHETLFLEPERMRQYFELARKTAQALNVNLVLPSEEPIKFCEPAILQQSGLTQFEFLMQNELTPTTPSNFYCLEPWQIAIIYWNGDISPCCYTDRIMGNLQLQSFREIWNNEQYRMFRDHIRSGRLPKECIHCRRLQKRL; from the coding sequence ATGAACCATTGGCTATATACTAAGCTCCAACATCTTGAACGGAAACAATTGCGCTCCCGACTTTGGTCATATCCCAGCACACTGTTGGTTGAACCAACGAACCGATGTAATATAGATTGTGTAATGTGTTTTCGTCATTTCAGTCATAATTATTCCATTGGGGATATGCTCCCAATCACTTGGGAAAAATTAGTTCCCATTCTACCTTATGTGCAGGAAGTGAATCTGCAGGCACGAGGAGAACCGCTGTTACATAAACAACTATTATCCTGGGTTAAACAAGCTAAATCCGCTGGAACGAAAGTCAGCTTTTTTACGCATGGTATGCTATTAACTGATGAGATAAACCAACAATTAGTTTCAATTCCCCTAGATTTACTGACGATTTCGCTTGATGCCGCTACTAAAACTCGATTTGAAAATATTCGGCTTCGTGCAGATTTTGATACGATTATTTCCAATATGAAGAATCTCGTTGCATATAAACGGAAAAGAAAAAGCTCGGTTCCGGAATTGAATTTTCATTTTGTTGCAATGCGACAGAATATAGAAGAGTTGCCGGATTTAATTAAACTTGCGAAAGAATTTGATGTAACCAAAGTTATCGTTGAACATCTATGGGTATTTGATATATCAATCATTCATGAAACTTTGTTTTTAGAACCGGAACGAATGCGGCAATATTTCGAGTTAGCGCGAAAAACCGCTCAAGCATTGAACGTAAATTTGGTTTTACCTTCTGAAGAACCGATAAAATTCTGTGAACCTGCAATATTACAACAATCTGGATTAACCCAATTTGAATTTTTAATGCAGAATGAACTTACTCCGACTACACCTAGTAATTTCTACTGTTTAGAACCATGGCAAATTGCCATAATTTATTGGAACGGCGATATTAGTCCTTGTTGTTATACAGACCGCATTATGGGCAATCTGCAGTTGCAAAGTTTCCGCGAAATCTGGAATAACGAACAGTATCGCATGTTTCGGGATCATATCAGAAGTGGCCGATTGCCTAAGGAATGTATCCATTGTCGTCGATTGCAAAAAAGATTGTAG